GTATGCCATGATGAAAGATTTGAAGCTCATTTGTGGGACTTTCAAATTGGAGGATGGATTCAGCGGCGTTGCTCTATAGAACCATAACATATAATACCATGTTCATAAAGCTTTGAACTTTCTAGGTTTATCCCTGTAAATTCTTCTCCTGTGGTTGCAGTATGTTTGTAGCTGCTGCTATTGCTCTTGGAAAGCTTGTGGAGTTTATACTTCTGCTTctgattattttctttttgttttgtaaattGCTTAATATTTAGTGTTGCAATGtgttattatttgaattgaagATCTTGGTTGCTTTCATTCTGCCACATTACTTTGCATGTGTTCTTCCATGGCTGCTGGAGTTGTGTGAATGGTGAAGTTAGTATCTATTTTTTCTATCAGTTTCTTGAACAAGACACTTAGTGGGTAAATTTATCACAAATTCAAGTAGGTTTGGTTTTGTTGAATattggaaaaatatttaacactAATATTTACATAATCTCAGTTCTcaacttgaaaaatattagtttaggatacttctttaatttaaaaaatcaatttttattatgtcaattttcatccaatttgtttattctaattttcttactttcaaaatatttatttttaattattttatcttaatatccggtttgatttttttttttttttaatttagtaattgTTTGATCTaagattttagattttaattatgattgaaaaaatagagtaTGTGAGATTCTAtctcggttggagaagggaacgagaaCCGGTCATtagtgttggatgaaagtatCTTACATCgaaatttagggaatggtcatgggtttataatcaaacaataCTCTCTCTTGGTAAGAAGCTTagactcaaagtggacaatatgatattataataatcataataatgaATCTAATTTTTGAAAGGTgagataatataaataatttggagTTAGttgaggaaaaatgaaaatattaatataatgcAAAATGGAAATGAGAAGTCTAATTTTTGAAAGCATAGATAATATAAAGAAATGGGAGTTGGAAGAAACTGCCAAAATTGATggtttaaagaagaaaagttgaGATTTAGTTAGAAATTAAGTGAAAATCAGTCTTTAATCTTTTCATAATCTTCACTTTACTTCACAATTAGTTTAAACATACTTTTATTCTCTTCCTTTAGTAGGTTTGGTTCccatattttctaatttaaatccACATACTCCTATTTAAtacttcaataaaataatataattttaaaactattaaaaataaactaatttattgttttggaaaaaaaaaaaaaaaaagggcgTCGGATGGCGACGGTGCCGACCACGATTTCCAATTCAACGACGTCGTTTCAATTGATGGGAATGGGAGGGAGCCGCGTTCATCTTCTACGCTCAGGTCAAGGAAGGCACGTGTTTTGCATGCGCCACGGACTCTATAATTTCTTCAATGTGctaatcaatttcttttttttgtttaattttatttattatggaTAGTACAAAATTGCGATAAATAGTAAAATctagaatttttaattacattaaagGCCTAAACTCAAAAAAGGGAAATATTGCTTTAATACTAGATTTGACCCGTTATCTAACTAATACTctcttaatttcatatttaatttataatatagtttaatgATATGTGACATAAATTTATAGGTTGATATTCATGAAATAAGAAGGTCGGATATTTTAAGGAACGGATAAGaatggatatttttattatcttatgaaattatttatgaatattccaaaaagggtaaaataaatatctcaaaaGAATCCCCTGAAGAACACACGGTCTTGCTTTCCTTCCCCCacatgtaattttttttttttcgatttgatCCAAAAGTTTTGCGAAATGCCAATTCTACCCCAAAATTTGACTGTTACTTTAGTCCTATATAAAACCTCTCAATCCTTCTCTCCATTCTACAAAGCTTTGATCAAAATCATGCCTCCTCCTTATTCCTCTCATCATCCTCCCTCCGCCGCCGACGATGACGGCGACGCCATTGTCGCTCTCCACTCCGACATCCTTCAGACTCATATTCTCACCCGTCTTGATGGCGCGGCTCTGATCTCTGCCGCCTCCGCGTCTTCCCGCTTCCGCCGCCTCTCCAGCGAGGACCAGCTCTGGCGCCGGGTTTGCTCAACCTCCTGGCCGTCAACTACTCATCCGCGAGTCCAGCAGGCCATTTACGCCTTCCCTTCCGAACACCGATCCTTCTTCTCTGACGTTTTTCCGGTGCTCGATTGCCGATCGCTACGGTGTGACCTCAACcgttcctcttcctcctccacctCTGAATTGATCTCTGCCGTCGACATTCATTACAAGGACAAACTCCTCTTCTCGAAAGTTCACTCAATCGAGACGAAGACGAATTGGTTCCTCGGCTCTCCATTTCGAGTTGACCTAATCGACCCGAAGGATTCGATTCCGTCGCCAATTAGACGCACGGAGAAATACGAAGATTGGCTAGGGCATCTAGAGGAGAATCTAACGGTGAGTTGGATCGTAATCGATCCGATTAAGAATCGAGCGGCGAATATCTCGAGTAGGCAGGCAGTGAAAGCGCGATGGCAGTGGTTGTCCGGCGACATAGAGGTGGAATACACGACGGTGATGGGCGGCGACGGGAGTATAGGGTCGGCGGAGGAGATGGTGGAGTGTGCAGTGGTGGTGAGTTGCggggagaaggaggaggaggaggggatGGAGATGAGCGTAAGGGAGGTGAGTATGCGGATGTTGGACATGGAAGGGAAGCATTTGAAGGGGAAGGAGAGTATGGAGATTTTGGGGGAAGCCATGGAAAGGGGGAAGAGAATAAGGGGGGAGAAATGGGAAGGGAAATTGAGGTTCAGAGAATACGAAGAGCGGAGGAGGTTGAGGAAGGCCAGGAAGGAGAGGACTGAGAATGCTTTGGATATGCTCTGTATTTTTACTGGAATCGccattctcttctctttctgctctttcttcctcttcctcttcctctccaCGTAGATATTTCCCTTAattttttcacattttcactattaaatgtataaatatttcatgaaaTACAGGGAATAATACTTATCTAATTATGtcaataaatatgaatatttgGAGTCGGTGCCTATTAACGTCAATACCAACAAGTGGGCTTCGGCCCACCAAAAGcccaattaaattttaaaaaaaacggGTCCCACCGAAATACCAACAAGTGGGCTCCGGCCCGAGCCCACTTAAAAGcccaattaaattaaaaagtaggtCCCACCGAGATTTGAACTCGGGTTACTGGATTCAGAGTCCAATGTCCTAACCACTAGACCATGGGACCATCTGTGTTTTCCACATTTCTCTTACcttatattgtattcattgtcgaatcaaattgaattaaaGATACACGAGTACTTAAGAAAGAAATGCAATATTCTAGAAGGTAAATACACGGTAGATGGATTGTTGAGTATGAGgattattaaaataagtaGTCCCAGGCTAACTAATACTATTATGATGAAACGAATAAAGTTTGTAGTTTGTAAAGTTGAGTAGGGAAATAGGGTCAAAGGGAGAGGTTTAAAAGGTAAGTGTAACATTACGAGTCTACAATGATAAATGTATGTTGATTGTATCTAAAAGTCACCACCAACTTCCTTTTGTACCCTTTTACCCCATATTTTGTCTTTCCTTACTGCCTTCCTAAGAATATCTGTCTATCAAATTTCCTTTCATTGTTTCTCTACTTTTCAACTCAAAATCTCGGGGGCATAAGCCTAACTTTTGAATacacaaaaaaacacaaacaaaaatccTACCTCAAAACATCATTAAATGCATTATTCCGAATCCCCTTCTTTTTTGAATGGATAAAGACAGGCCGCGAGCGAACGATCACAACCAATGCATCTCCGCAATTGAtttcatgaacaaaaaaagGGTTCTGAAAGTCCTAAATCGGTTGATTTAGAGAATGAACatagatttataatcaaagaatactctctccattcaCCCGTGACCTTTTAGTGTGACCTAGGGAACAAAACagcaaacaaaaagaaacagaacattCTTGTTCCACCCAGGAGACAGGAATGGCTGGAATGGCTAGGAATGTAAATCCACAGAACCCAGTCAAGATTCTAAATTGCTGATTTACACGTGGACCCCCGCTGACTGACTGTTGGATGCCTACGTGGCTGCCACTTCATCTCTTTCCCTCTTAAGATTTCTGAAACAAAGGTATTCTTCccattcaaacaaacaaacgccttctttctttgtttctttttatcctctctgtttttttgttactGGGTTTCGAGATCCCTTTGAGTCAACACTGCCCGCCCGACCAAAAAATAGAATCTTTAATACTTTCGATTTTTTTCGTCGCTGAATTCAAGGCTCACTCTTTCAAACTTTCCTACTATAAACCAAAACCCTCTCTCACGCTCACATCAACTCCACCGTAATTTCTGCAACGCCCACCGCCGACTAAGTAAACTCTTCACAAAAAATTCCAACCTCTCGGGCTTTCCTTTTATGTTCTTcccctttttgggttttttgaaacataaataatGTCGTGGACAGACCAGAAAACAGAGAGGAAATGTAAGATTAGAAAACGGGTGTGTTTATCGTCGCCGTCTTCTTCCACTTTGCTCCGTAAGTATAGATTCAAGAAGCCACCCACTTGgaaaatgaacacaaaatcCCATTCTTCCAAGTTATCCTCCGGCGACCTCGCCAACCAGTCGCCGTCGTGCTCAATCGAGAGCGGTGGCGGAAAGGGTAAACATGGCTCTGTTTCAGTTTCAGCCCGGAAATCAGCGGCGGAGAAAACCCAGAAGTTGAAGAAGGAGGTAATCAAAACCCAGGAATTGGTTTCTCAGATCTGGCACTCGTGTTTATCAGATCCGGATCCGAGTTTCAACGTCTTAGAAACAGAGGTGagtttatgattttgatttgggTATTGAGCTCTGGAAAGTGGGATTCGATTGATTaaacttgttttttaaaaattttacaagGTTGAAGGTGGCAGAGTacagggaagaagaagaacagcaACAAGAACAGGAACAGGGGAGGTGATGGGTGGTTCGAATTTTCATGGCAAAGACTGTTTAATGGAGGTACGATTCATCCATTATTGCTTCCTTTCCACGAAATCATCAATTCTATTCTCTTTTCACCCATCACTTGTTTCGGTTCCTGTCATTTTCCATCTGTACTTCTGCGGcaccctttttttattttttaatttgattttttcaaatattttaattcaagaaagaatccaaatgattaattatatatttctttaacaTCAACAGATTCGCTCTGATTATATTCTTGACcagatttgattattttaaacacAATTTCTAAAATCAAATGAATGCAGATTGAAAATGGTAATGTGGTCAAAACCCGTTTGAAGGAAGTGAGCAATTGGCTGGCGACATCGAAGGAGCTTTTAAGAGTTTTGAATCATGTTTGTGGACATGAAGAACAGCGGCAATCATCAGCTTTGTCTCTGATTTCAGCTCTGAAATCAGAGGTGGATCGAGCGAAGAGCGGAGTGGATGAATTAATAATGAAAGAACAGAGGTTCCGTGACGATGAAATTGAGGTTGTAATGAAGGCGGCGtggaagaacagagagagagcTATTACTTCAATGGCGGATGAAATTGAGGTTGAGAAGAAGCGTAGAAGACAAGCGGAGAGATTGAACAAGAGCATTGCGAAGGAGCTTGCTGATACCAAAGTGTTGGTTTCGAAATTGAGGAGAGATTTGCAGAGGGAGAAGAGAGCGAAGGAGATATTGGAGGAGATTTGTGAGGAGTTGGCGGCGGGGATCGGAGAAGACAGGGCGGAGTTCGAGGAATTGAAGAGGGAATCGGCGAAGGTAAGGGAAGAAGTGGAGAAGGAGAGGGAAATGCTTCGTTTGGTGGATGTTTTACGGGAGGAGAGAGTTCAGATGAAGCTGTCGGAGGCGAAATTTGAGTTCGAGGAGAAAAACGCCGCCGTGGAAAGACTTAAACACCAGCTGGAAGGCTATCTTGTCGGAAATgaggaacaagaacaagaccaTTGTTGCaacaaatttgagaaaattaaggAATTAGAAGCGTATTTGAAGAGAATCAATTTCGGGTCATGTCgagatcaagatcaagatcaagaacaagaatgtTCGGATTCAGAGGAAAGTGATCTGCACTCGATTGAGCTCAACATGGACGACGGCGATGACAAGAAGAGTTACAAATGGAGCTTCGTCCATGGCGGCTCTCAAAAGAACACATTCGAAAAATCAAATCCCATTTCTGAGAAAATCCAATGGGGAAGTATTTGCTTGAATACAGCAAACCCATCGACGGCCACCCaccaacaaaattcaaacagaTTTTCAGAGCTTTTTAGTCATAATCTTCAAGAACAGGGCGATGATCATCAAGTTAAATCTCTCAACTGCCTTCGTGATATTCTATTTCCAGAAACAACGCCAGAATTGGATCAAATTCCAGCTGCTAAAACGGATAATCATAATGGGATTCCACAGATTATGAAGGGATGATCATTAATACACATAATTACGTATAAAAACTctgtttttcgttttctttttcattgggAATTACTTTGATCAagaatcttttcttcttccacatatcatatatatattattcaatgCTTCCAAAGGGCTACTTTCGGTGGCTTTAAGGAAGAAAATACGACCCAAAATGTAAATAGACTGCCACCATAtccaatatattattttaagaacttctaattttttcaCTGTTTTTAATTTCGTGTTAAAATTGATGGTTCgatgctttgataccatttgttgtATTTTGATATCGCAATCAAAATGTTTTGATACCCAATTGTTGTAGCGGAAGTGGACACAAAATCGATGCATTCGCACATccaccattgtggagagtggTGTTCTTATAACATAAATATCTCAAAACCTTGTTAGACCATACTAAAACTTATTAGACTAAAAATAGAGGAGAGTTAATCACCGAAATGAATgagaatatataaaaattgtttagCAATAGGTGATGGTGGCATTCGGCAGCCGACGAGCGGAGCGGAGCAGGGTGGTTGGTTCGAGTGGGCGGAGAGGCAGCGAGCACGTGAGAGACGGCGGAGCAGGGGGGGAACGAATCTGAATACTGGAGCAACCCGGAagcagaaatgaagaaaagcatAACGCGAAGCACAAGACGGCTTAACCGAGGTTGACGGCGGAGTCAAGAAGTTTTCTTTTCCCAATTCCGAAAGCCTTAAAGAAACGAATGGAATCCAAGGGGAAGGGGACAATGGGAGGAGTTTCAAGAGAGGCGGAGATGTCAATGGCAGCTCTCTCCATGTTCCCCGGCTTCAGATTTTCCCCCAAAGACGAAGAACTGATTTTATTCTACCTCAAGAAGAAGCTCCAAGGCTCCGACGACAGCGTCGATGTCATTTCCGAGATCGAGATTTGCAAATTCGAGCCATGGGACCTTCCCGGTTTGCCCttttctccttccttccttcctccaTCACTTCCTATCTAAACAGGGCTGATttcgtaattttaaatttggttttcAAAACAGGGAAATCGAGAATCCCTTCCGACAACGAGTGgttcttcttctctccgagAGGAAGAAAATACCCAAACGGAACACAGAACAAGAGGGCGACTGAATTGGGGTACTGGAAGGCCACCGGAAAAGAGCGAAACGTGAAGTCCGGCTCGGAGATTATCGGAACAAAGAGGACTCTGGTTTTCCATTTAGGACGTGCTCCAACAGGGGAGAGAACAGAGTGGATTATGCACGAGTATTGCTTGAACGACACCTCCCAGGTCAAATTCAATTGCaattcttccttcctttttctttgctgCTTACCTAAACTTCTGTATGGCTGCAGGATTCTAATTCCATGGTGGTTTGTCGTCTCC
The Cucurbita pepo subsp. pepo cultivar mu-cu-16 chromosome LG16, ASM280686v2, whole genome shotgun sequence genome window above contains:
- the LOC111776964 gene encoding probable F-box protein At2g36090, with the translated sequence MPILPQNLTVTLVLYKTSQSFSPFYKALIKIMPPPYSSHHPPSAADDDGDAIVALHSDILQTHILTRLDGAALISAASASSRFRRLSSEDQLWRRVCSTSWPSTTHPRVQQAIYAFPSEHRSFFSDVFPVLDCRSLRCDLNRSSSSSTSELISAVDIHYKDKLLFSKVHSIETKTNWFLGSPFRVDLIDPKDSIPSPIRRTEKYEDWLGHLEENLTVSWIVIDPIKNRAANISSRQAVKARWQWLSGDIEVEYTTVMGGDGSIGSAEEMVECAVVVSCGEKEEEEGMEMSVREVSMRMLDMEGKHLKGKESMEILGEAMERGKRIRGEKWEGKLRFREYEERRRLRKARKERTENALDMLCIFTGIAILFSFCSFFLFLFLST
- the LOC111776962 gene encoding uncharacterized protein LOC111776962; protein product: MSWTDQKTERKCKIRKRVCLSSPSSSTLLRKYRFKKPPTWKMNTKSHSSKLSSGDLANQSPSCSIESGGGKGKHGSVSVSARKSAAEKTQKLKKEVIKTQELVSQIWHSCLSDPDPSFNVLETEVEGGRVQGRRRTATRTGTGEVMGGSNFHGKDCLMEIENGNVVKTRLKEVSNWLATSKELLRVLNHVCGHEEQRQSSALSLISALKSEVDRAKSGVDELIMKEQRFRDDEIEVVMKAAWKNRERAITSMADEIEVEKKRRRQAERLNKSIAKELADTKVLVSKLRRDLQREKRAKEILEEICEELAAGIGEDRAEFEELKRESAKVREEVEKEREMLRLVDVLREERVQMKLSEAKFEFEEKNAAVERLKHQLEGYLVGNEEQEQDHCCNKFEKIKELEAYLKRINFGSCRDQDQDQEQECSDSEESDLHSIELNMDDGDDKKSYKWSFVHGGSQKNTFEKSNPISEKIQWGSICLNTANPSTATHQQNSNRFSELFSHNLQEQGDDHQVKSLNCLRDILFPETTPELDQIPAAKTDNHNGIPQIMKG